A stretch of DNA from Granulicella pectinivorans:
GCCGTGAGATGCGCACCTTCACGGCTGTCATGGGCATCCTGTTCGTGCTGGTCATGGTCTACGTCTGGCAGCACTTCTCGGCCATCGAAGTCGGGTATTCGGTGGAGGCCCAGAAGGTCCAGATGGAGCAGATGCGCGAGGAAAACCGGCAGCTTCGCCTTACCGAGGCTCAGCTCACCGACCCGGGCCGCATCGATCGTATCGCCAAGCAGCTCGGTCTTGACGTTCCCCAGCCCGGCCAGGTCGTTCGCTCCGATGGCGGTGACCCGAACGCTCCGGTACTGGCGCAGGTCAACACGCCCGCCATGCAGTAACGACGACTAAAGGGGCCACGCCGTGGGCTACGGAACACCGACGAACAATAACCAGGCAAGGCGGCAGACGCTGACGGCTCCCATCCGGAGAATCCGTTTCGCGTATGTCGCCTTGTTCTTCTGCGCCTGGGTCTGTGCCATCGGGATGCGTCTCACCTGGCTGCAGCTCATCAAGAGCAGTGAGTGGGAGCACCGCGCCGCCAACCAGCAGCAGCGTACCTTTGAGGTCGCACCACGCCGCGGCGTCCTCTACGACCGCAACCTCCGCGAACTGGCCATGACGGTGCTCGTCGACTCCGTCTATGCTGTTCCATCGGAACTCGGCGAAAACCGCGCCGGCGCCGCCGAGATCCTCGCCAAGGTCGTCCATGCCGACCCCACCGACAACTTCACCTCGCAGCAGCAGATGCTCGCCCGCTTCACGGCATCCAGGAACTTCGCTTGGGTCGCCCGCCGCGTCGACGCGGAAACGGCGCAGCGCGTCCGCGAGCTCAACCTGAAGGGTGTCTACCTGCAGAAGGAGTTCAAGCGCTTCTATCCGAACAACGATCTCGGCGCGCAGGTCCTCGGTTACGTCGGTTCCGATGACGCCGGCCTCGGCGGCCTCGAGCTGAAGTTCGACGATGAGATGCACGGTGCTCCCGGACATATGCTGACTGCGCTCGATGCCAAGCGCCACGTCATGGACTCCGCCGAGCGCGAGCCCCTCCCCGGCGAAAATCTGGTGCTCTCTATCGACGCCAACATCCAGTACATGGCCGAGCGTGCCCTTGACGCCCAGATGGAGAAGGTCAAGGCCGCCCACGGAACGGTCGTCGTGCAGGACCCTCACACCGGTCAGGTGCTGGCCCTGGCGATCTCCCCGCGCTTCAATCCCAACGATCAGAAGCATATGGACTCGAGCGTTCTCCAGAACCTCGCCGTCTCCGACGTCTACGAGCCTGGTTCGACCTTCAAGCTCGTTGCCTACTCCGCCGCGATCGACTCCGCCGGCGTCGAGCCCACCGACATCGTCGACTGCCAAGGCGGAGCGATGACCATGTTCGGCCGCACCCTTCACGACGATAAGAGCGATCACTTCGGCCGCGTCACGGTGCAATACGCCCTGGAGCACTCCTCCGACGTCGGTGCCGCCAAGATGGCGCTGAAGGTCGGCAACCAGAAGTTTTACGAATACATGCGTGGGTTCGGCTTTGGCGACCGCTCAGGCATCGAGCTTCCCAGCGAGACGCGCGGCCTCCTCCAGGCTCCCAAGAAGTGGGGAGCCACGTCTATCCTCTCCATGGCTATTGGGCAAGAGGTTGGCGTCACCCCGGTCCAACTCGTCAGCATGGTCTCCGCCATCGCGAACGGCGGCGTCTACATTCCGCCTCGCATCCTCCTCCAATCCACCGATGAAATGAAGGGCGACCCGCGCCTCCAACCCGCCGCTTACCGCCCCGCCAATCAGCTTCCTGCGAACCTGCCCGAGGGGTCCCGCCGCGTCATCTCGGAGATGACCTCGGCGAAGATGCGCAAGATCCTGTGGGGCACCGTCACCGAAGGCACTGGTTCCCAGGCCAAGCTCAACGGCTACACCTCCGCCGGCAAGACCGGCACGGCACAGAAGATCGACGTCGCCACCCACACCTACTCGCATACCAAGCTGGTTGCCAGCTTTGCCGGGTTCGCTCCGGTTTCGAATCCGGCTATCTCCATCGCAGTCGTTATCGACACACCGACCCTCGGCACGCGCTACGGTGGTACGACCTCTGCACCGGTCTTCGCCGAAGTCGCCCAGCAGGTGTTGGAGTATCTCGGCGTTCCCCATGACCAGCCTCTTACCAAGACCAAGAACGTTCCGCCGCCCGTCGAAGAGGCCGTCACCAGCGAGCCCGACGACCTCAACGCCATGTTCGCCGAGGTCAACAACCTCCCTGCCGACGATCCCCTCCACGCCGCGAACGCTCCCGCACCCCAGCAGCAATCCGCCCTGCCTGCACCGGCACCCACGCCAAGCCGCAGCGAAAATGCCCTCAAACTTCTTCCGGCCAAAGTGCTCGCGGCGTTCAAGGCGAACGGGGGAACCTCTTCGACGATGCCCGACGCCGCCGGCGGCCAAACGGCTGCTTTACATGCTCCGGTCGTCAAACCTGCCGTTCAGAATCTCGAACGTGGAGCCGTCATCGTCGACTCGTCCAAACGCGTCGCGGTGCCCTCCTTTGACGGCAACGGTCTTCGCACGGTCGTCGAGCAAGCCTCTGCCATCGGGCTCCGTGTCGAGCCGGTCGGCAGCGGTCTCGCCCGTGAACAGGTCCCTGCAGCAGGAACCATGGTTCCCGTCGGCACGCAGGTCGTAGTACGCTTCACACGGTGAGGCATTCGATGACCTGGCACGACGCGCTGGCCGATGTAGCAACGATCGCAACTCACGGCGAATCCACCACCATCACCGGCATCCAGTACGACTCACGCCGCGTCGAACCCGGTGACGTCTTCGTCGCCATGCGCGGAGGCACCGCCGACGGCAACCAGTTCATCGAACGCGCCATGACCAGTGGCGCTGCGGCCATTGTCACAGATTCTCCCGATGCCTTCGAATC
This window harbors:
- a CDS encoding cell division protein FtsL: MATMTAAGMGQMGMRSRTGSMAERNRGLFDLQRKARRGPTPEVFFAKHIDNSRIVKADDPVRRREMRTFTAVMGILFVLVMVYVWQHFSAIEVGYSVEAQKVQMEQMREENRQLRLTEAQLTDPGRIDRIAKQLGLDVPQPGQVVRSDGGDPNAPVLAQVNTPAMQ
- a CDS encoding penicillin-binding protein translates to MRLTWLQLIKSSEWEHRAANQQQRTFEVAPRRGVLYDRNLRELAMTVLVDSVYAVPSELGENRAGAAEILAKVVHADPTDNFTSQQQMLARFTASRNFAWVARRVDAETAQRVRELNLKGVYLQKEFKRFYPNNDLGAQVLGYVGSDDAGLGGLELKFDDEMHGAPGHMLTALDAKRHVMDSAEREPLPGENLVLSIDANIQYMAERALDAQMEKVKAAHGTVVVQDPHTGQVLALAISPRFNPNDQKHMDSSVLQNLAVSDVYEPGSTFKLVAYSAAIDSAGVEPTDIVDCQGGAMTMFGRTLHDDKSDHFGRVTVQYALEHSSDVGAAKMALKVGNQKFYEYMRGFGFGDRSGIELPSETRGLLQAPKKWGATSILSMAIGQEVGVTPVQLVSMVSAIANGGVYIPPRILLQSTDEMKGDPRLQPAAYRPANQLPANLPEGSRRVISEMTSAKMRKILWGTVTEGTGSQAKLNGYTSAGKTGTAQKIDVATHTYSHTKLVASFAGFAPVSNPAISIAVVIDTPTLGTRYGGTTSAPVFAEVAQQVLEYLGVPHDQPLTKTKNVPPPVEEAVTSEPDDLNAMFAEVNNLPADDPLHAANAPAPQQQSALPAPAPTPSRSENALKLLPAKVLAAFKANGGTSSTMPDAAGGQTAALHAPVVKPAVQNLERGAVIVDSSKRVAVPSFDGNGLRTVVEQASAIGLRVEPVGSGLAREQVPAAGTMVPVGTQVVVRFTR